From Methanomassiliicoccales archaeon LGM-RCC1, one genomic window encodes:
- a CDS encoding ribosome assembly factor SBDS — MVSLDDAITAKLESHGETFEILLDPKVFDLIKQGKSFDIVDYMAVEEVFKNASKGTKQAEDKLKEAFGTEDVAEIASKIVEKGEIQITAEQRKEMLEAKKQQIITYIAANAINPQTKTPHPPLRIQLALEEAKFHVDPFKPLDKEIDEAMKLLRPLLPIRFEKSHIAIKLDGADYGRCFDDIISYGIVEKEEWTADGSWIGVMEIPAGLITEITDKLKHKTKGSASVKLIN; from the coding sequence ATGGTCAGCCTTGATGACGCGATCACAGCGAAGCTTGAGAGTCACGGAGAGACATTCGAGATCCTCCTGGACCCCAAGGTATTCGACCTGATCAAACAGGGAAAGTCCTTCGACATCGTCGACTACATGGCAGTGGAGGAGGTCTTCAAGAACGCAAGCAAGGGGACCAAGCAGGCAGAGGACAAACTGAAGGAGGCCTTCGGGACAGAGGACGTCGCGGAGATCGCGAGCAAGATCGTCGAGAAGGGTGAGATTCAAATCACGGCCGAACAGCGCAAGGAGATGCTGGAGGCCAAGAAGCAACAGATAATCACCTACATCGCCGCAAATGCGATCAACCCGCAGACAAAGACTCCCCACCCACCGTTGAGGATACAGCTGGCGCTGGAGGAGGCCAAGTTCCACGTGGACCCCTTCAAACCGCTGGACAAGGAGATCGACGAGGCTATGAAACTCCTCAGACCTCTCCTTCCCATAAGGTTCGAGAAATCCCATATCGCCATCAAACTGGACGGTGCCGATTACGGACGCTGCTTCGATGACATCATCAGCTACGGTATCGTCGAGAAGGAAGAATGGACCGCTGACGGTTCATGGATAGGCGTCATGGAGATACCTGCAGGCCTGATAACAGAGATCACGGACAAGCTCAAGCACAAGACGAAGGGCTCTGCATCCGTGAAATTGATTAATTGA
- the rrp4 gene encoding exosome complex RNA-binding protein Rrp4, producing the protein MEKRNARQTRQIVVPGDILDGTGMRPGENAYVLDGKVRASVMGVRNVFQNTVGVIPLRGGYMPTSGDTVFGVIVDIGPSNWLVDIGAPYPAPLHVSEVPWKVEFGDTSRFLTIGNVVLLKVLAVDESKKISVTMKDSGLRKIEGGRLVKISHTKVSRVIGKSGSMISMLKNMTDCRITVGQNGWIWVDGEDEEADVAVEAIKMIEDLAQSSNLTDRIKEFIEKKIPQDEEYDEGDE; encoded by the coding sequence ATGGAAAAAAGAAACGCCAGACAGACACGTCAGATCGTCGTGCCCGGTGACATCCTCGACGGAACGGGGATGAGGCCCGGAGAGAACGCATACGTGCTGGACGGCAAGGTTCGCGCCAGCGTTATGGGAGTAAGGAATGTCTTCCAGAACACTGTCGGAGTCATTCCCCTCAGGGGAGGATACATGCCCACATCCGGCGACACCGTCTTCGGAGTCATCGTGGACATCGGACCCTCCAACTGGTTGGTGGATATCGGTGCACCTTACCCTGCACCGCTGCATGTGAGCGAAGTACCCTGGAAGGTCGAGTTCGGAGACACATCCAGGTTCCTGACCATCGGGAACGTTGTGCTCCTGAAGGTGCTCGCAGTGGACGAGAGTAAGAAGATCTCCGTCACGATGAAGGATTCGGGACTGAGGAAGATCGAGGGCGGAAGGCTCGTGAAGATCTCCCACACCAAGGTCTCCAGGGTCATCGGCAAGAGCGGATCTATGATCTCCATGCTGAAGAACATGACCGACTGCCGTATCACCGTCGGACAGAACGGATGGATATGGGTGGACGGCGAGGATGAGGAAGCTGACGTGGCAGTCGAGGCGATCAAGATGATCGAGGACCTCGCCCAGAGCAGCAACCTGACTGACAGGATTAAAGAATTTATCGAGAAGAAGATCCCTCAGGACGAGGAATATGATGAGGGGGATGAGTGA
- the rrp41 gene encoding exosome complex exonuclease Rrp41, whose amino-acid sequence MSGHTDMVLVDDNGLRIDGRTADQHRPFKIEAGVLNNADGSAYVEIGKNKVLAAVYGPRECHPRHLQDPTKAIVQCKYNMQSFSVSDRKRPGPDRRSIEISKIISEALEKVVLTELYPRASIDVFIEILQANAGTRCAGLTAASVALADAGIPMRDIVPALACGKADGHVLLDLNKEEDNYGQADVPIAIIPSTDEIVLLQMDGNMTREEFDHGIKMAVAGCHELHELQVDALKRRYSKNAEEASE is encoded by the coding sequence ATGAGCGGACACACAGATATGGTATTAGTTGACGATAACGGCCTCAGGATCGACGGAAGGACCGCCGACCAGCACAGGCCCTTCAAGATTGAGGCAGGAGTCCTCAACAATGCGGACGGGTCCGCATACGTGGAGATTGGAAAGAACAAGGTCCTTGCAGCGGTCTACGGACCCAGGGAATGCCACCCCAGGCACCTGCAGGACCCTACGAAGGCCATCGTGCAGTGCAAGTACAACATGCAGTCCTTCTCTGTCAGCGACAGGAAGAGGCCCGGACCGGACAGAAGGTCCATCGAGATTTCCAAGATCATCTCCGAGGCACTGGAGAAGGTCGTCCTCACAGAGCTCTACCCCCGTGCATCCATCGATGTCTTCATCGAGATCCTGCAGGCTAACGCAGGAACAAGGTGCGCAGGACTCACAGCGGCATCCGTCGCACTCGCTGACGCAGGTATCCCCATGAGGGACATCGTCCCTGCACTGGCATGCGGAAAGGCTGACGGACACGTCCTCCTGGACCTCAACAAGGAGGAGGACAACTACGGACAGGCGGATGTGCCCATCGCGATCATCCCCTCCACTGACGAGATCGTTCTCCTGCAGATGGACGGAAACATGACACGCGAGGAGTTCGACCACGGAATCAAGATGGCCGTAGCAGGCTGCCACGAGCTCCACGAGCTCCAGGTGGACGCACTGAAGAGACGCTACTCCAAGAACGCAGAGGAGGCATCCGAATGA